A portion of the Trichomycterus rosablanca isolate fTriRos1 chromosome 17, fTriRos1.hap1, whole genome shotgun sequence genome contains these proteins:
- the fbxl8 gene encoding F-box/LRR-repeat protein 8 has product MDLPEEILAHIFSFLSLKDRYIALTVCKAWANAMTCPAVWTHTEIRCESGTCMPHLFSNRLPLVKHLKLSVSMTEPINRRSGLWVIQQALASGSGQLNALCVSCVGTAPLFYSGQDLLQGLMDVLTDGSKLTMLDLRGVPFTLNDSFVKSIALLCPTLQSIFINNSSLVCRVVAQTVREMLKLCPALSSIGLFQASLSQDVLKDLLVSERPSLKQLELHCERSVKYVPPLNDQIWQEVSRRHPCLRVDLELDHTLPDRHIRRVLYPSIPVRQLHLHTWTCLLHELHQVTLNYAATLEVLGLQTCPSLELNKALIHLATQCTKLCEVHCYCVVSQEVIAAFCTHCPDLHRYTLKTFKEPHPWTCTLLK; this is encoded by the exons ATGGACCTGCCAGAGGAGATCCTTGCACATATTTTCTCATTCCTGTCTCTGAAGGACAGGTACATTGCCCTCACAGTATGTAAAGCATGGGCTAACGCTATGACATGTCCAGCTGTATGGACACACACTGAGATCAG GTGTGAGTCTGGAACTTGCATGCCTCATCTATTCTCTAATCGTCTGCCATTGGTCAAGCACTTAAAGCTGAGTGTCAGTATGACTGAACCCATCAATCGGAGAAGTGGACTCTGGGTGATTCAGCAGGCATTAGCTTCAGGTAGTGGCCAACTGAATGCATTGTGTGTTAGCTGTGTTGGGACCGCACCTTTGTTTTATTCAGGGCAGGACCTGCTGCAGGGGCTGATGGATGTACTGACAGATGGATCAAAACTCACCATGCTTGACCTAAGAGGTGTGCCCTTTACCCTCAATGACAGCTTTGTCAAAAGCATAGCATTACTTTGCCCCACTCTGCAAAGCATTTTCATCAACAATAGTTCACTTGTGTGCAGAGTAGTTGCTCAGACCGTGAGGGAAATGCTAAAACTTTGCCCTGCCCTAAGCTCAATTGGGCTATTTCAGGCTAGCCTGTCTCAAGATGtcctaaaagacctcctagtcTCTGAGCGACCAAGTCTGAAGCAGCTCGAGCTGCACTGTGAGCGTTCTGTAAAATATGTTCCCCCTCTTAACGACCAGATTTGGCAAGAGGTTAGTCGTAGGCACCCTTGTCTTAGGGTAGACCTTGAGTTGGACCACACACTACCAGATCGACACATTCGAAGAGTGCTTTACCCAAGTATTCCTGTGCGACAACTTCACCTTCATACTTGGACATGCCTGTTACATGAGCTGCATCAGGTCACACTGAATTATGCAGCCACACTGGAGGTGCTGGGTCTGCAAACCTGTCCTTCACTTGAACTTAACAAAGCACTGATACACTTGGCAACACAGTGCACGAAGCTCTGTGAGGTGCACTGTTACTGTGTGGTCTCCCAGGAGGTAATAGCAGCATTCTGCACACACTGCCCTGATTTGCACAGATATACACTCAAAACATTTAAGGAGCCACACCCCTGGACTTGCACCTTGCTTAAATAA